From the genome of Terriglobales bacterium, one region includes:
- a CDS encoding response regulator, whose protein sequence is MKAILFVDDHEVLARLSCEILEMQGYKAVSAYSAKEALEKFSQQDFDILVTDFRMDGMNGVELAHRIREKSPNTPVIIVTGYGPVDGGKDVNACLQKEDLFPALLEKIKFYLGEGNGVARTDEPASVVSS, encoded by the coding sequence ATGAAAGCCATCCTGTTTGTCGACGATCATGAAGTGCTGGCCCGCTTGAGCTGCGAGATCCTCGAAATGCAGGGCTACAAGGCGGTTAGCGCGTATAGTGCCAAAGAGGCGCTGGAGAAATTCAGCCAGCAGGATTTCGACATTCTGGTCACCGACTTCCGCATGGACGGCATGAACGGAGTTGAACTTGCCCATCGTATCCGCGAGAAGAGTCCAAACACCCCGGTAATCATCGTGACGGGATACGGTCCCGTCGACGGCGGGAAAGATGTGAACGCCTGCCTGCAGAAGGAAGATCTGTTTCCTGCACTGCTTGAAAAGATCAAGTTCTATCTCGGCGAAGGCAACGGAGTCGCCCGAACCGATGAACCGGCAAGTGTCGTCAGTTCATAA
- a CDS encoding oxidoreductase, translated as MPKSALIVGGTGLVGSNCLQFLLASPEYASVTALVRRHTGIDHPKLQEQIVDFNNLGNLSTADDVYCALGTTIKKAGSQPAFRRVDFEYPFHVAEGGLAAGARQFLLVSSVGANSGSSNSYLRTKGELEDALRKLSFGALHIFRPSFLIGERSEQRSGERVGMVLAEALKIAMVGGLRKYRPIHANAVARAMVNAALSGSSGARIYEYDEMIKLAGE; from the coding sequence ATGCCCAAATCCGCGCTAATCGTCGGCGGTACTGGATTAGTCGGCTCGAATTGTCTCCAGTTCCTGCTTGCCTCGCCAGAGTACGCAAGCGTCACGGCTTTGGTGCGCCGGCACACAGGAATTGACCATCCGAAGCTGCAGGAGCAGATCGTCGACTTTAACAATCTGGGAAATTTGTCTACGGCCGACGACGTTTATTGCGCTCTTGGAACGACTATCAAGAAAGCGGGATCCCAGCCCGCATTCCGGCGCGTTGATTTCGAATATCCGTTCCACGTTGCTGAAGGCGGCCTTGCTGCGGGCGCCAGACAATTCCTGCTTGTGTCCTCAGTAGGCGCTAATTCTGGCTCAAGCAACTCTTACTTGCGCACGAAGGGCGAGCTCGAGGATGCACTGCGAAAACTGTCGTTCGGAGCGTTGCACATCTTTCGCCCCAGCTTCCTGATCGGAGAGAGAAGCGAACAACGCAGTGGCGAGCGCGTCGGCATGGTTCTCGCCGAAGCTCTGAAAATTGCAATGGTTGGAGGACTTCGCAAGTATCGTCCAATTCATGCCAACGCCGTCGCACGCGCAATGGTCAATGCTGCGTTGTCTGGGAGCTCTGGAGCTCGCATTTACGAGTATGACGAAATGATCAAATTGGCAGGCGAATGA
- a CDS encoding ABC transporter substrate-binding protein, translating to MKHAAVCVSLLATLFLGCSRNRPDPKTITLLIESSPANLDPRIGTDAQSERIDELLFDSLVRKDEHFNLQPWVAESWDIRDPLTYVFHLRKGIRFHDGRSLGARDVKWSIDSMTDGTVVSSKTATTSYQHIANIEAPDDQTVIFHMKDPDSGLPWNLSDGAMGIVPYGSDKSFGQHLVGSGPFKLVKNEQDNEVIIVRNDEYWADKPKVERVRFAVVPDTTTRALELRKGSADVEINALTADMVRSLRADQSLVVEQAPGTSVQYLAFNLRDPVLSDVRVRQAIAYAIDVQPIIQYLWRGTVRPVASVIPQVHWAYDSTLSPYQRGVPKAKELLKEAGYSTEAGKRLHLVMKTSTEETSRLLAVILQQQLHDVGIDLEVRTFEFATFYADVVKGAFQIYTLRWVGGANQDPEIFEYILDSKSFAPRRANRSYYSNPQVDAWIEQARVELDQGKRKEIYAKIQQQVLHDLPSLNLWSLDNVVVHTARVKNLHPDPAGNYDFLREAEVAE from the coding sequence ATGAAACACGCTGCAGTTTGCGTGTCGCTCCTGGCGACGTTATTCCTCGGCTGTTCGCGTAATCGTCCCGACCCCAAGACGATCACGCTGCTCATCGAGTCCAGTCCGGCAAACCTGGACCCACGCATCGGTACAGACGCTCAATCCGAGCGCATTGACGAACTGCTGTTCGATTCCCTCGTACGTAAGGACGAGCACTTCAATCTGCAGCCTTGGGTAGCCGAGAGTTGGGACATTCGCGATCCACTGACCTATGTTTTTCATCTGCGCAAGGGAATTCGCTTTCATGATGGACGTTCGCTCGGGGCTCGAGACGTAAAGTGGAGCATCGACTCGATGACCGATGGGACCGTAGTGAGCTCTAAGACAGCGACTACGAGCTATCAGCACATAGCCAATATCGAGGCTCCTGACGACCAAACGGTGATCTTTCACATGAAAGACCCCGATTCGGGACTTCCATGGAATCTTTCAGATGGTGCGATGGGCATCGTTCCTTATGGCAGCGATAAGAGCTTCGGTCAGCATCTGGTGGGCAGCGGGCCATTCAAGCTCGTGAAAAATGAGCAAGACAATGAAGTGATCATCGTCCGCAACGATGAGTATTGGGCAGATAAGCCCAAAGTGGAACGCGTTCGCTTCGCAGTCGTTCCCGACACAACCACGCGTGCCCTCGAATTACGCAAGGGAAGCGCAGATGTCGAGATCAATGCTCTTACCGCTGATATGGTGCGTTCGTTGCGCGCCGATCAAAGTTTGGTCGTTGAGCAAGCTCCAGGCACATCGGTTCAATACCTGGCCTTTAACCTGCGGGATCCTGTACTGAGCGACGTTCGCGTGCGCCAGGCGATTGCCTACGCTATCGATGTGCAACCAATCATCCAATACCTATGGCGCGGCACGGTGCGACCTGTCGCGAGCGTGATTCCTCAAGTGCATTGGGCATACGACAGTACGTTGAGTCCGTATCAGCGAGGCGTGCCGAAGGCAAAGGAACTGCTGAAGGAAGCCGGTTACTCAACCGAGGCCGGCAAGCGCCTGCATCTGGTGATGAAGACCTCCACTGAAGAGACCAGCCGCTTGTTGGCGGTGATCCTGCAGCAACAGTTACACGACGTTGGAATCGATCTCGAAGTCCGAACCTTCGAATTCGCTACGTTTTACGCGGACGTCGTGAAAGGTGCGTTTCAGATATACACACTGCGATGGGTAGGAGGCGCCAACCAGGATCCGGAGATCTTCGAGTACATCCTGGACAGCAAAAGCTTTGCTCCGCGCCGCGCCAACCGCAGCTATTATTCGAATCCGCAGGTTGATGCGTGGATCGAACAGGCGCGGGTTGAACTAGATCAGGGCAAGCGCAAGGAAATCTACGCGAAGATCCAACAGCAAGTGCTGCATGATCTGCCTTCGCTTAACCTGTGGTCGTTGGACAACGTCGTCGTGCACACCGCGAGGGTGAAAAACCTCCATCCCGATCCTGCAGGGAACTACGATTTCCTGCGTGAAGCCGAGGTCGCGGAGTGA
- the mutS gene encoding DNA mismatch repair protein MutS yields MTEASTPLMRQYAAIKKQHPNALLFFRLGDFYELFFDDAVVASRELQITLTSRNKEKELAVPMCGVPYHAAEGYLAKLLRKGFRVAICEQMEDPKVAKKIVRREVTRVLTPGTSTDASLPSEENNFLAAIAELGDRAGLAALDLSTGEFRATEFALQDRARLIEELGHMRPREVLYPAALPLFAATDTEVAALSGNRRFTETPVEDWAFSPDYAIPLLENQFGVLSLEGFGLATRPAAATAAGAILHYVRSTQRGTLDHVDRIGFYDRQDCLVLDAVTVRNLELVEPLFSSTGPEVTLFRTLDATLTPMGKRLLRSWLLRPSIELAEIQARQGAVAEAVGNTIHREELRRKLEGVLDLERLLSRVTLETANARDLLALAASFAYLPEIKLGLERLNAPRLKQLSVLIDPLSDVRERIDRSIVPEPPLSLSDGGVIRAGVDAELDELRHLSRNSKQYIAQIEERERRRSGINSLKIKFNSVFGYYLEVTKPNLHLVPADFERKQTLVNAERFTTPELKQYETKVLEAEEKIVEIERRLFAELRTAIAGEAKRIRQTSLALAEADVLLALANIAAERGYARPALDDSGVIELVEARHSVVEQQVMSGAERFVPNDLLLSPESELIVLLTGPNMGGKSTYLRQTALIVIMAQMGSFVPARAARIGIVDRIFTRIGASDNLARGRSTFMVEMTETAAILNTATPRSLVLLDEMGRGTATYDGLALAWATLEYLHSVTRAKTLFATHYHELTVLGEELPLVKNYRVSIKETPGGIVFLRKVEPGAADKSYGIEVAKLAGLPVDVIRRAREVLIQHEGQERQSARRLEGHEARQSSSVQLAIFTPLSQQIVDRLKEIDVNRLTPIEALTLLDELRKQLD; encoded by the coding sequence GTGACCGAAGCTTCGACCCCTCTCATGCGGCAGTACGCCGCAATCAAGAAACAACATCCCAACGCACTGCTATTTTTCCGGCTCGGCGATTTTTATGAGCTGTTCTTTGACGATGCCGTAGTCGCCTCACGCGAGCTCCAAATCACGCTCACGTCGCGCAATAAAGAAAAAGAACTGGCCGTTCCTATGTGTGGCGTCCCCTACCACGCTGCCGAGGGATATCTGGCGAAGTTGCTGCGCAAAGGATTTCGCGTGGCTATCTGCGAGCAGATGGAGGATCCGAAGGTCGCAAAGAAAATTGTTCGCCGCGAGGTCACGCGTGTCCTCACGCCCGGAACAAGCACGGACGCGAGTCTGCCCTCTGAGGAAAACAACTTCCTCGCAGCTATCGCCGAGCTCGGAGATCGCGCCGGCCTCGCGGCCCTCGATCTCTCGACAGGCGAATTTCGTGCGACCGAATTTGCGCTCCAGGATCGTGCTCGGTTAATTGAAGAACTCGGACACATGCGTCCGCGAGAGGTACTCTATCCCGCGGCGTTGCCGCTCTTTGCTGCCACGGACACCGAGGTCGCGGCACTCTCTGGAAACCGGCGGTTTACGGAGACACCCGTAGAGGACTGGGCGTTCTCGCCCGACTACGCCATTCCCCTTCTTGAAAACCAATTCGGCGTGCTCTCGCTCGAAGGCTTTGGACTCGCAACGCGTCCGGCAGCGGCCACAGCCGCCGGAGCGATACTTCATTACGTTCGCAGCACACAAAGGGGAACGCTTGACCACGTTGATCGCATCGGTTTCTACGACCGTCAGGATTGCCTGGTTCTGGACGCGGTCACGGTTCGCAACCTGGAGCTTGTCGAGCCACTGTTCTCTAGCACCGGGCCCGAAGTCACATTGTTTCGCACGCTCGATGCAACGCTCACTCCGATGGGGAAGCGGCTGCTTCGTTCATGGCTGCTGCGTCCGTCAATCGAATTAGCAGAGATTCAAGCGCGGCAAGGCGCCGTGGCAGAGGCGGTTGGAAACACGATTCATCGCGAGGAGCTGCGTCGCAAGCTGGAAGGCGTGCTCGATCTCGAACGGTTGCTGAGTCGCGTAACTCTGGAGACGGCGAATGCGCGCGACCTGCTGGCGTTGGCAGCTTCGTTCGCGTATCTTCCCGAAATAAAACTCGGCCTCGAACGCCTGAATGCTCCGCGTCTTAAGCAGCTGAGCGTTCTTATCGATCCACTTTCCGACGTGCGCGAGCGCATAGACCGGTCGATCGTTCCGGAGCCACCACTGTCTCTCAGCGATGGCGGCGTTATTCGGGCCGGAGTCGACGCAGAGCTGGACGAGCTGCGCCACTTGAGCCGCAACAGCAAGCAGTACATCGCGCAGATCGAGGAGCGTGAGCGTCGGCGCAGCGGCATCAATTCGTTGAAGATCAAGTTCAACTCGGTCTTCGGCTACTACCTCGAGGTCACGAAGCCTAACCTGCATCTGGTTCCTGCCGACTTTGAACGCAAGCAAACGCTGGTCAACGCTGAGCGCTTTACCACGCCGGAGCTGAAGCAATACGAAACCAAAGTCCTTGAGGCCGAAGAGAAGATCGTCGAGATCGAACGGCGTCTCTTCGCGGAACTACGCACGGCGATCGCGGGTGAGGCAAAACGGATCCGGCAAACGTCTCTGGCTCTGGCTGAGGCCGATGTTCTGCTGGCCCTGGCGAATATCGCAGCCGAGCGCGGGTACGCTCGTCCTGCCCTCGACGATTCTGGCGTGATCGAACTTGTGGAAGCACGCCATTCCGTTGTCGAACAGCAGGTCATGAGCGGAGCGGAACGCTTCGTGCCTAACGATCTGCTTCTTAGTCCCGAATCGGAGCTGATCGTGCTGCTCACCGGGCCCAATATGGGAGGCAAGTCTACTTATCTGCGACAAACCGCACTGATTGTCATTATGGCGCAGATGGGATCCTTTGTTCCGGCACGCGCCGCTCGGATCGGCATCGTCGATCGCATCTTCACGCGCATCGGCGCCAGCGACAATCTCGCGCGTGGCCGCTCCACCTTCATGGTTGAGATGACCGAGACCGCCGCCATTCTCAATACCGCAACTCCACGCTCTCTCGTTCTGCTTGATGAAATGGGTCGGGGCACAGCTACGTACGATGGCCTCGCGCTGGCATGGGCGACACTTGAATACCTCCACTCCGTTACGCGAGCAAAAACACTGTTTGCGACTCACTATCACGAACTCACCGTACTGGGCGAGGAACTCCCGCTGGTGAAGAACTACCGTGTCTCCATCAAAGAGACACCTGGAGGAATTGTCTTTCTGCGCAAAGTGGAACCTGGCGCTGCCGACAAGAGCTACGGAATTGAAGTCGCCAAACTGGCTGGATTGCCCGTCGACGTAATTCGCCGCGCCCGGGAAGTGCTGATTCAGCATGAGGGCCAGGAGCGGCAGTCTGCACGACGGCTCGAGGGCCACGAAGCACGTCAATCTTCTTCGGTTCAGCTTGCAATCTTCACGCCTCTTTCGCAACAGATCGTCGATCGATTAAAAGAGATCGACGTGAATCGCTTAACTCCGATCGAGGCGCTTACGCTGTTGGATGAATTGAGGAAGCAGCTTGACTAA
- a CDS encoding TIGR00282 family metallophosphoesterase, translating to MQILFIGDVFGSPGRKIVREHVHHLVESNRAELLVINVENAAGGFGVTPAICEEFFELGADVLTTGNHVWDKKEIGEYLDSGMKNGNSAARRVLRPANYPATTPGSGHYEGVTRSGVAYAVMNLQGRVFMVQNDCPFRTADRLLGQTKAKVILVDMHAEATSEKIAMGWYLDGRVTAVLGTHTHVATADTRVLPNGTAYQTDVGMSGPHDSVIGVEKEQVLARFLTSMPNRFDAARGDVRLNGVLIDCDPQTGCASSIQRIVLGQ from the coding sequence GTGCAAATTCTCTTCATCGGCGACGTCTTCGGCAGTCCGGGGCGCAAGATCGTGCGCGAGCATGTGCACCATCTCGTCGAGAGCAACAGAGCTGAATTACTCGTGATTAACGTCGAAAACGCCGCAGGTGGATTCGGTGTTACGCCTGCAATTTGTGAGGAATTTTTCGAACTTGGTGCGGACGTGCTCACGACCGGCAATCACGTGTGGGACAAGAAGGAGATCGGCGAGTATCTCGATTCGGGAATGAAGAATGGCAACTCGGCCGCGCGGCGCGTGCTGCGTCCCGCGAATTATCCTGCTACCACTCCGGGCAGCGGGCACTACGAAGGAGTGACGCGCAGTGGCGTGGCTTATGCCGTAATGAACCTGCAAGGCAGAGTCTTCATGGTCCAGAACGATTGCCCATTCAGAACCGCAGATCGACTGCTCGGGCAAACGAAAGCAAAGGTGATTCTCGTGGATATGCACGCCGAGGCGACTTCGGAAAAAATCGCCATGGGCTGGTATCTCGACGGCCGTGTAACAGCCGTCCTCGGCACGCATACTCACGTTGCCACGGCAGATACACGGGTGTTACCGAATGGGACAGCCTATCAGACGGATGTCGGTATGAGCGGGCCGCATGATAGTGTGATTGGTGTCGAAAAAGAGCAGGTATTGGCTCGATTCCTAACCAGCATGCCCAATCGCTTCGATGCCGCTCGCGGCGATGTTCGGTTGAACGGCGTGCTTATCGACTGCGATCCTCAGACCGGTTGCGCTAGCAGTATTCAGCGAATCGTTTTGGGACAGTAA
- a CDS encoding ChbG/HpnK family deacetylase: MRRLIINADDFGMTAGVNRAIAEAHRAGLVTSATVMANGAGTDDAIAIASQHPSLRTGCHVVLVDGKPLSKPDNVATLIGSRNGTGARFRKGISHLVIASVAGQVRTADVHKEAAAQIERLQARGLSLSHVDCHMHSHILPEVLRGVLRAACDHRVSAIRNPFEPAWSVAATHKGSSLRSWHRSAQVTALRALQSQFRRAVDQHGMKTADGTIGIAVTGLLDRNLLSRLVEAMPDGTWELVTHPGYNDHQLMETTTELKQSRAIELELLTSPQTLDLLRKSGIQLINYSDL, translated from the coding sequence ATGCGCCGTCTGATCATTAACGCTGACGACTTTGGCATGACCGCTGGCGTAAATCGCGCAATCGCTGAGGCTCACCGTGCAGGTCTAGTTACTTCGGCTACGGTCATGGCGAACGGGGCTGGAACCGACGACGCCATCGCAATCGCATCGCAGCATCCGTCGCTACGGACCGGATGCCACGTCGTCCTGGTTGATGGCAAGCCGTTGTCGAAACCCGATAACGTGGCAACGCTTATCGGCTCGCGCAACGGCACTGGCGCAAGGTTTCGAAAGGGAATCTCTCACCTGGTTATAGCGTCTGTGGCGGGGCAGGTACGCACTGCGGATGTTCATAAAGAAGCCGCCGCCCAAATTGAACGGCTGCAGGCTCGTGGGCTATCGTTGTCCCACGTAGATTGCCACATGCACTCGCACATCCTGCCGGAGGTGTTGCGCGGAGTGCTGCGAGCTGCTTGCGATCACCGAGTGTCAGCGATCCGCAATCCCTTCGAGCCAGCATGGTCAGTAGCCGCGACCCATAAAGGTTCCAGCTTGCGCTCATGGCATCGCTCTGCACAGGTAACCGCCTTGCGCGCGCTTCAATCCCAATTTCGTCGTGCAGTCGACCAACACGGAATGAAGACGGCGGATGGAACCATTGGAATTGCAGTAACTGGGCTGCTCGATCGGAATCTGCTATCCCGTCTGGTTGAAGCCATGCCGGATGGAACTTGGGAACTTGTGACGCATCCCGGATACAACGACCATCAACTTATGGAAACTACCACTGAATTGAAACAGTCGAGGGCAATAGAGCTCGAACTCCTGACTTCCCCGCAGACTCTCGATCTACTTCGCAAGTCCGGCATCCAGCTAATCAATTACAGCGATTTATGA
- a CDS encoding anhydro-N-acetylmuramic acid kinase has protein sequence MIVAGVMSGTSADGIDVALVRIVGKGSTLRLRLIAHDHFDYPSAVRKAVLAAMNARSGRVADLARLSFLLGELYAEAVAKAVKNQSVAIDLVGCHGQTLYHQGTAAGFLGRPITTTWQTGEGAVLAARVGVPVVSDFRPADMAMGGNGAPLVPLLDVAYYAHPNKLRVLQNLGGIGNLTIIPSATHVEKMERVIAFDTGPGNMVIDACAQELFGKHYDVNGAIAAKGTVIEAALARALQHPFFRRKPPKSAGREEFGREFVALFLRWCGPRADKFDVLATATALTASSIGAAVRQALAMLKLPTPFPQRKAEYVASGGGVQNRTLMKMISEQVQPLGFRVLTSDDLGLPSQAKEAVAFALLAYQTWHRQPGNVPSATGARRAVVLGKISYP, from the coding sequence ATGATCGTAGCCGGTGTGATGAGCGGTACGTCGGCGGACGGCATCGACGTTGCACTTGTTCGGATCGTTGGCAAAGGTTCCACGCTTCGTCTTCGGCTAATTGCCCACGACCACTTCGACTACCCCAGCGCAGTGCGCAAAGCGGTGCTCGCTGCCATGAATGCGCGTTCTGGGCGCGTCGCCGATCTTGCGCGCTTAAGTTTCTTGTTGGGGGAGCTGTACGCCGAAGCTGTGGCCAAAGCTGTCAAGAACCAGAGCGTCGCCATCGACCTCGTCGGTTGCCACGGCCAGACTCTCTATCATCAGGGCACGGCAGCCGGTTTTCTAGGACGGCCGATCACGACAACGTGGCAAACCGGCGAGGGTGCGGTGTTAGCTGCTCGTGTTGGAGTTCCGGTTGTTTCTGATTTTCGGCCCGCGGACATGGCTATGGGAGGCAACGGGGCGCCTCTGGTTCCGTTGCTCGACGTCGCCTACTACGCTCACCCTAACAAGCTGCGGGTTCTGCAAAATCTCGGAGGCATCGGCAATCTGACCATCATTCCTTCCGCAACCCACGTTGAAAAAATGGAGCGCGTCATAGCCTTCGATACCGGTCCCGGAAATATGGTCATCGACGCTTGCGCTCAAGAGCTCTTCGGCAAGCACTACGATGTGAACGGTGCCATTGCTGCAAAAGGAACAGTGATTGAGGCCGCGCTGGCTCGAGCCCTGCAGCATCCCTTCTTTCGACGGAAGCCGCCCAAGAGCGCAGGGCGCGAAGAATTCGGGCGTGAATTCGTCGCACTGTTTCTGCGCTGGTGTGGCCCGCGAGCTGATAAATTTGACGTTCTGGCCACTGCCACTGCCCTCACCGCAAGTTCAATCGGTGCGGCTGTCCGGCAGGCGCTTGCGATGCTCAAGTTGCCGACGCCGTTTCCGCAGCGAAAGGCTGAGTACGTTGCCAGCGGTGGTGGCGTGCAGAACCGAACTCTCATGAAAATGATCTCCGAGCAGGTTCAGCCCCTCGGCTTTCGCGTGCTCACCTCTGATGACCTGGGCTTGCCTAGTCAGGCCAAAGAGGCGGTAGCATTTGCACTGCTCGCGTATCAAACATGGCATCGGCAGCCGGGAAATGTGCCAAGTGCCACTGGAGCAAGGCGTGCTGTAGTGCTGGGGAAGATCAGTTATCCATGA
- a CDS encoding multiheme c-type cytochrome, with protein MNRRLCCCSIARSTAVVRLCVGLSFLLPLTSQAADKPGFLQSVSAAEARYVGPGSCSATACHGSIQVRLQTKVLQNEYSTWVLQDKHAKAWNVLNNSVSQRIAKILGSASLGAADAAHAPKCLVCHALYASNAEKARDFDINDGVSCENCHGPSSQWLGPHTARDWPHEKSVATGMYDTKNLTLRTAKCLTCHLGTAEKYVDHEMIAAGHPDLVFELDSFQAVEPVHWVEKVPGHPEQADKDPLLGVRQWSVGQAVQLKESMSRLARRVKGTEGKKGLVWPEYGELDCFACHHSLTPPDESWRLRSATESPRGGRGYYQTRRAGDPAYNLSRVVVFQHVANEVDANTAKELQNTMKKLGALVSSLQPNRTEVEQLADQAGSLAGRLADELRTASFDREKTARLLRAISGDSDYIADQGERAAEQAAMALDSIYIAYAKAGGASGGEVRTAINGLFQQLENPSAYNALKFAAAMKRLNAALR; from the coding sequence ATGAATCGACGGCTGTGCTGTTGCTCCATTGCTCGCTCCACTGCTGTTGTTCGACTCTGCGTCGGATTGTCATTCCTGCTCCCGCTTACATCTCAAGCCGCGGATAAGCCTGGTTTCCTGCAGTCGGTTTCGGCGGCAGAGGCGCGGTACGTTGGACCCGGATCCTGCAGCGCCACGGCCTGCCACGGATCGATTCAAGTACGGCTGCAGACCAAGGTCTTGCAAAACGAGTACAGCACCTGGGTTCTTCAGGACAAGCACGCGAAGGCTTGGAACGTCCTTAATAACTCTGTTTCCCAGCGAATTGCCAAGATCCTTGGGTCCGCCAGCTTAGGCGCTGCCGATGCAGCCCACGCCCCTAAATGTCTCGTTTGTCATGCTCTTTATGCCAGCAATGCGGAGAAGGCTCGGGACTTCGATATCAATGACGGTGTCAGCTGCGAAAACTGTCACGGTCCGTCATCACAATGGTTAGGACCACACACTGCTCGCGATTGGCCACACGAGAAATCCGTCGCGACGGGCATGTACGACACCAAGAATCTGACTTTGCGAACAGCAAAATGCCTTACCTGCCATCTGGGAACGGCCGAAAAGTATGTTGACCACGAGATGATCGCGGCGGGGCACCCGGATTTGGTTTTTGAATTGGACTCGTTCCAGGCCGTGGAGCCGGTCCACTGGGTGGAGAAGGTTCCGGGACATCCAGAGCAGGCGGACAAGGATCCGCTGCTTGGGGTGCGCCAATGGAGCGTCGGGCAGGCAGTTCAACTCAAAGAGAGCATGAGCCGGCTGGCTCGCCGAGTGAAGGGAACTGAGGGGAAAAAGGGTTTGGTTTGGCCTGAGTATGGTGAACTCGATTGCTTTGCCTGTCATCACAGCCTGACGCCACCCGACGAAAGTTGGCGGTTGCGCAGCGCGACTGAAAGCCCCAGAGGAGGCCGTGGGTACTACCAGACTCGGCGCGCGGGGGATCCTGCGTACAACTTGTCGCGCGTGGTCGTCTTCCAGCACGTGGCCAACGAGGTTGACGCAAATACCGCCAAGGAACTTCAGAACACGATGAAGAAGCTTGGAGCGCTGGTGAGCTCGCTTCAGCCGAACCGAACAGAGGTTGAACAGCTCGCCGATCAGGCGGGTAGTCTAGCCGGCAGGTTGGCGGACGAACTCCGCACTGCATCTTTCGATCGCGAGAAAACTGCTCGTCTCTTGCGCGCGATCTCAGGAGATTCTGATTACATTGCTGATCAGGGAGAGCGCGCCGCGGAGCAGGCAGCTATGGCGCTGGATTCGATTTACATTGCTTACGCCAAGGCGGGAGGAGCCAGCGGAGGCGAAGTAAGGACCGCCATAAACGGCCTCTTCCAACAGTTAGAGAATCCTTCCGCCTACAATGCTCTTAAGTTTGCGGCAGCCATGAAGCGCTTGAACGCGGCTTTGCGCTAG
- the nagZ gene encoding beta-N-acetylhexosaminidase, which produces MRASSLPLRHRVGQLIIMGLEGPEVSAATGRLLTSMHPGGVILFARNIQSPHQCAQLLRICQTAVKTPLLRCVDLEGGTVDRLRNIIAPAPSAADVFRTDSEKLFEKHGRIIGEEVRALGFNVDFAPVFDLDLPEARNVLTSRTVSDDPKQVVRYAQRFLKGLTAANVLGCGKHFPGLGGADLDTHKELPAIQRTWDQLWSEDLTPYRELSKAVPFVMVAHATYPKASKKDPKTPASLSRAWINEVLKEKIGYRGLVISDDLEMGGVLAAASMEGAALGTLRAGADIFLVCQKEEFVWRCYEAVLQEAERDRKFADIVTRAADRVLRLKASSKALKQTMAQEPTSAETENLRKKMQEFAREVEKESAAGRL; this is translated from the coding sequence ATGAGAGCCTCGTCACTCCCGCTGCGTCATCGTGTTGGACAACTGATCATCATGGGCCTCGAGGGCCCCGAAGTCTCTGCTGCCACCGGGCGTTTGCTTACGAGCATGCATCCCGGAGGCGTAATCCTTTTCGCGCGCAACATCCAATCGCCGCATCAATGCGCGCAGTTGCTCCGGATCTGCCAGACCGCGGTCAAAACGCCGCTGCTCCGCTGTGTAGACCTGGAAGGCGGCACTGTCGATCGCTTGCGAAACATCATTGCGCCAGCTCCCTCAGCGGCCGATGTTTTCCGCACAGACTCCGAGAAGCTCTTTGAAAAACATGGACGCATCATCGGCGAAGAGGTTCGTGCGCTTGGATTCAACGTAGACTTCGCCCCGGTCTTTGATCTCGATCTGCCCGAAGCACGCAACGTGTTAACCTCGCGAACGGTGTCTGACGACCCCAAGCAGGTAGTCCGATATGCTCAGCGGTTTCTGAAAGGGCTTACGGCTGCAAATGTCCTCGGCTGCGGGAAACACTTTCCCGGATTAGGAGGTGCTGATCTCGATACTCATAAAGAGCTGCCGGCGATTCAACGCACCTGGGATCAGCTCTGGTCCGAGGATCTTACACCGTATCGCGAGTTGAGCAAAGCCGTTCCCTTTGTAATGGTCGCTCATGCCACCTATCCGAAGGCTTCGAAGAAGGATCCGAAGACGCCTGCGTCATTGTCTCGTGCGTGGATCAATGAGGTGCTGAAAGAGAAGATCGGCTATCGTGGCCTGGTGATCTCCGACGATCTCGAAATGGGCGGGGTGCTGGCTGCAGCCTCAATGGAAGGCGCGGCACTGGGAACCTTGCGAGCCGGAGCCGACATATTTCTCGTTTGCCAGAAGGAAGAATTCGTCTGGCGCTGCTACGAGGCGGTGCTTCAGGAGGCGGAGCGCGATCGTAAATTTGCGGACATTGTTACTCGTGCTGCCGATCGTGTGCTGCGACTCAAAGCGTCAAGCAAGGCACTTAAGCAGACGATGGCACAGGAGCCCACGTCCGCCGAGACAGAGAATCTGAGAAAGAAGATGCAGGAATTCGCCCGCGAAGTGGAAAAGGAGTCGGCTGCTGGCCGGCTATGA